The proteins below come from a single Ruegeria sp. THAF33 genomic window:
- the recF gene encoding DNA replication/repair protein RecF, with product MGLALTELTVSHFRSHKLARLSLDGRPVAIHGPNGAGKTNILEAVSLFSPGRGMRRASAAEMTRRPEALGWKLSGLLQSQGQNFEIETWSEGGAARQVRIDGKSATQIDLGKLARVVWLVPSMDRLWIEGAEGRRRFLDRIALSFDPSHAEASLTYEKAMRERNRLLKEQVRDEHWYAALEGQLAEMGHRIHAARLAALSHLRVAQDQAETAFPSAELELVQTEGAMPETAEDLRETLNESRFRDLAAGRTLVGPHRSDLYGVFAAKGVPAKDCSTGEQKALLVSLILSNARALAAMVGAPPIVLLDEVAAHLDAGRRASLYDEICALGAQAWMTGTGPELFEELGDRAQTLIVTEGDEGSVVAA from the coding sequence ATGGGATTGGCCCTGACCGAGCTTACGGTCTCGCATTTTCGGTCTCACAAGCTGGCGCGGTTGTCTCTGGACGGGCGACCGGTGGCGATTCACGGGCCGAACGGGGCGGGCAAGACCAATATTCTGGAAGCGGTATCCTTGTTTTCACCCGGTCGCGGAATGCGGCGGGCAAGCGCGGCCGAGATGACGCGGCGGCCCGAGGCGTTGGGCTGGAAACTGTCGGGACTGTTGCAATCGCAGGGTCAGAATTTCGAAATCGAAACCTGGTCTGAGGGTGGTGCAGCACGGCAGGTGAGGATTGATGGAAAATCCGCCACCCAGATTGATCTGGGTAAACTTGCGCGGGTGGTCTGGCTGGTTCCATCCATGGACCGCCTGTGGATTGAAGGGGCCGAAGGCCGGCGCCGGTTTCTTGATCGCATTGCGCTCAGTTTTGATCCGTCTCATGCAGAGGCCTCGCTGACGTACGAAAAAGCAATGCGCGAACGGAACCGTTTGCTGAAAGAGCAGGTTCGGGACGAGCATTGGTATGCTGCGCTTGAGGGTCAGCTGGCAGAGATGGGGCATCGTATCCACGCAGCGCGATTGGCGGCGTTGAGTCATCTGCGGGTGGCGCAGGACCAGGCGGAAACGGCTTTTCCGTCTGCCGAGTTGGAATTGGTGCAAACCGAAGGCGCGATGCCGGAAACGGCTGAGGATTTGCGCGAGACTTTGAATGAAAGCCGGTTCAGGGATCTGGCTGCGGGTCGGACTTTGGTTGGGCCGCATCGGTCAGACTTGTATGGCGTCTTTGCTGCCAAGGGTGTTCCCGCCAAGGATTGTTCGACCGGTGAGCAGAAGGCGCTGCTGGTTTCATTGATTCTGTCCAATGCCCGAGCTTTGGCCGCAATGGTGGGTGCGCCACCGATCGTGTTGCTGGATGAGGTGGCTGCTCATCTGGACGCGGGTCGGCGCGCTTCACTTTATGACGAGATTTGTGCGTTGGGTGCTCAGGCCTGGATGACGGGCACCGGGCCTGAACTGTTTGAGGAGTTGGGTGACCGGGCCCAGACGCTGATCGTGACCGAAGGCGATGAGGGGTCGGTCGTGGCGGCTTAG
- a CDS encoding carboxymuconolactone decarboxylase family protein, translated as MATFPSHDIESAPEASKPLLEKSQAAFGRLPGLHKVMAESPQHLEGYQVLHSLFLQTDFDNDEKTVVWQTINVENECHYCVPAHTGIAKMMKVSDEITEALRNETPLPSPKLEALRTFTLQVMETRGNPTEEQLQAFFDAGYSHRAVLDVVLGLAQKTMSNYVNHMAKTPVDEVMRGFLWERKVNEPA; from the coding sequence ATGGCCACTTTCCCGTCTCATGATATCGAATCCGCACCCGAAGCATCCAAACCACTGCTGGAAAAGTCCCAGGCCGCCTTTGGCCGTTTGCCGGGCCTGCACAAGGTAATGGCAGAAAGCCCACAGCACCTTGAAGGCTATCAAGTTCTGCACAGCCTGTTCTTGCAGACCGATTTTGACAACGATGAGAAGACCGTCGTCTGGCAGACCATCAATGTGGAAAACGAATGCCATTACTGCGTGCCCGCGCACACCGGCATCGCAAAGATGATGAAGGTATCAGACGAGATAACTGAGGCTTTGCGCAATGAAACCCCACTGCCTTCGCCCAAGCTCGAAGCGCTGCGCACCTTCACCCTGCAAGTGATGGAAACCCGTGGCAACCCGACCGAGGAACAGCTTCAGGCGTTCTTCGACGCGGGCTATTCGCATCGTGCGGTTCTGGACGTGGTGCTGGGCCTGGCACAAAAAACCATGTCAAACTACGTCAACCACATGGCCAAAACACCGGTCGATGAAGTCATGCGCGGTTTCCTGTGGGAGCGCAAAGTCAACGAACCGGCCTAA
- a CDS encoding TetR/AcrR family transcriptional regulator, which produces MPRKPAYDRDALIEKARDIFWRQGWAGTSLKDLERELKLKPGSFYAAFGSKDALYALTLESYTQEGVARLNALAERLGPKEALKAQPRLVIEAVENPAKACMLAKTYAELQAKDHALADQAALHMAEMKACFADLFRSAQAAGEIRPEHDPDRLAARYQSDILGLRLSAERKDVDALEIAADIASDIDRL; this is translated from the coding sequence ATGCCCCGAAAACCCGCATATGATCGCGACGCGTTGATCGAGAAGGCCCGTGACATCTTTTGGCGTCAGGGCTGGGCTGGTACGTCGCTGAAGGACCTTGAGCGGGAATTGAAGCTGAAACCTGGCAGTTTCTACGCGGCTTTCGGGTCGAAGGATGCGCTCTATGCGTTGACGCTGGAAAGCTACACGCAAGAAGGCGTGGCGCGCCTGAACGCCCTTGCTGAAAGACTGGGGCCGAAGGAAGCGCTCAAGGCGCAACCTCGTTTGGTCATCGAAGCGGTCGAGAACCCGGCAAAGGCTTGCATGTTGGCAAAGACATATGCCGAGTTGCAGGCGAAGGATCATGCGCTTGCGGATCAGGCCGCGCTTCACATGGCGGAAATGAAGGCGTGTTTCGCCGACCTGTTTCGCAGCGCCCAGGCTGCCGGTGAAATCCGGCCTGAACATGACCCAGATCGGCTGGCGGCCCGGTATCAGTCGGACATTCTGGGGCTTCGGTTATCGGCCGAACGCAAGGATGTCGATGCGCTGGAAATCGCGGCGGATATCGCTTCTGACATCGACCGGTTATGA
- the gyrB gene encoding DNA topoisomerase (ATP-hydrolyzing) subunit B, which yields MSEDAQAPQEYGADSIKVLKGLEAVRKRPGMYIGDTDDGSGLHHMVYEVVDNGIDEALAGHADHVTVKIHADSSVSVSDNGRGIPVDIHPEEGVSAAEVIMTQLHAGGKFDSNSYKVSGGLHGVGVSVVNALSDWLELRIWRAGKEHVARFEGGETAEHLKVVGECGDRTGTEVRFLASTDTFSNLEYSFETLEKRLRELAFLNSGVRIILIDERPAERLETELFYEGGVKEFVKYLDRSKTPAMPEPIYIKGERDDIGVEIAMWWNDSYHETVLPFTNNIPQRDGGTHVAGFRGALTRTINNYAQSSGIAKKEKVSFTGDDAREGLTCVLSVKVPDPKFSSQTKDKLVSSEVRPAVEGLMNEKLAEWFEENPNEAKNIVGKIIEAALAREAARKARELTRRKTAMDVNYLAGKLKDCSEKDPSKTEVFLVEGDSAGGSAQTGRDRLTQAVLPLRGKILNVERARFDRMLSSQEIGNLVMALGTGIGRDEFNIEKLRYHKIVIMTDADVDGAHIRTLLLTFFYRQMPELIEGGYLYIAQPPLYKVSRGKSEVYLKDQAALDDYLINQGVEGAVLKLGSGEEIIGQDLTRVVDEARQLKRVLDAFPTHYPRHILEQAAVAGAFVPGAVDADLQGVADKVAARLDLIALEYERGWQGRITQDHGIRLARILRGVEEVRTLDGPMLRSGEARKTGSFTQSLQEIYNSPATLNRRDRSQMIHGPLDLLRAILEEGEKGLSLQRYKGLGEMNPDQLWETTLDPDARTLLQVRVDDMVEADDLFTKLMGDVVEPRREFIQKNALSVENLDF from the coding sequence ATGTCCGAAGACGCACAGGCTCCTCAAGAATACGGCGCAGATTCCATCAAAGTTCTCAAGGGCTTAGAAGCCGTTCGCAAACGCCCCGGGATGTATATCGGGGACACGGATGATGGATCGGGCCTGCACCACATGGTGTATGAGGTTGTCGACAACGGAATTGACGAAGCGTTGGCGGGTCACGCCGACCATGTGACCGTGAAAATTCACGCGGATTCCAGCGTTTCGGTCAGCGATAACGGCCGCGGAATTCCTGTTGATATCCACCCGGAAGAAGGCGTTTCAGCGGCAGAGGTCATCATGACCCAGCTGCACGCGGGCGGCAAGTTCGACAGCAACTCGTACAAAGTGTCGGGCGGCCTGCATGGCGTGGGTGTTTCGGTGGTAAACGCCCTGTCGGATTGGCTGGAGCTGCGCATCTGGCGCGCGGGCAAAGAGCACGTGGCGCGATTTGAGGGTGGTGAAACGGCAGAGCATCTGAAGGTTGTCGGCGAATGCGGCGATCGTACGGGAACCGAAGTGCGGTTTCTGGCGTCGACCGACACGTTCTCGAATCTCGAATACTCGTTCGAGACGTTGGAAAAACGGCTGCGCGAACTGGCCTTCCTGAACTCGGGCGTGCGGATCATCCTGATCGACGAACGCCCTGCCGAGCGGCTGGAAACCGAGCTGTTCTACGAGGGCGGCGTGAAGGAATTCGTCAAGTACCTCGACCGATCCAAAACGCCGGCCATGCCCGAGCCGATCTATATCAAGGGCGAGCGCGACGATATCGGTGTCGAGATCGCCATGTGGTGGAATGACAGCTACCACGAAACGGTGCTGCCATTCACCAACAACATCCCGCAGCGCGACGGCGGGACCCATGTGGCTGGGTTCCGGGGGGCTTTGACCCGGACGATCAACAACTATGCGCAGTCCAGCGGGATCGCGAAAAAGGAAAAGGTCAGCTTCACCGGTGACGATGCGCGCGAAGGTTTGACCTGCGTATTGTCGGTGAAAGTGCCCGATCCGAAATTCTCGTCCCAGACCAAGGACAAGCTGGTTTCCTCCGAGGTCCGTCCGGCTGTCGAAGGTCTGATGAATGAAAAACTGGCCGAGTGGTTCGAAGAAAACCCCAACGAGGCCAAGAATATTGTCGGCAAGATCATCGAGGCTGCGTTGGCCCGGGAAGCTGCGCGGAAGGCGCGCGAGCTGACCCGGCGCAAGACGGCGATGGATGTGAACTATCTGGCTGGCAAGCTGAAGGATTGTTCCGAGAAAGATCCGTCGAAAACCGAAGTTTTCCTCGTCGAGGGTGACTCGGCAGGTGGATCGGCACAGACCGGACGGGATCGTCTGACGCAGGCGGTTCTGCCCTTGCGGGGGAAAATCCTGAACGTGGAACGCGCCCGGTTCGACCGGATGCTGTCGTCTCAGGAAATTGGCAACCTCGTCATGGCGCTGGGTACGGGCATTGGCCGCGATGAATTCAACATTGAAAAGCTGCGCTACCACAAGATCGTCATCATGACCGATGCGGATGTGGACGGCGCGCATATCCGGACCCTGTTGCTGACCTTCTTCTATCGGCAGATGCCAGAGCTGATCGAGGGCGGGTACCTCTATATCGCGCAACCGCCGCTGTACAAGGTTTCCCGCGGGAAGTCAGAGGTTTACCTGAAGGATCAGGCCGCTCTGGATGACTATCTGATCAATCAGGGCGTCGAAGGCGCGGTTCTGAAACTCGGCTCGGGTGAGGAAATCATCGGTCAGGATCTGACCCGCGTGGTGGACGAGGCGCGTCAGCTGAAACGTGTGCTGGACGCGTTTCCAACGCATTACCCGCGGCATATTCTGGAACAGGCCGCCGTGGCCGGTGCCTTTGTGCCCGGCGCGGTCGATGCTGACCTGCAAGGTGTGGCTGATAAAGTCGCCGCACGGCTGGATCTGATCGCGTTGGAATACGAACGCGGTTGGCAGGGTCGGATCACACAGGATCACGGCATCCGGCTGGCCCGTATCCTGCGCGGTGTCGAAGAGGTCCGCACGCTGGATGGCCCGATGCTGCGCTCGGGCGAGGCGCGCAAGACCGGCAGCTTTACGCAGAGCCTGCAAGAGATCTACAACTCTCCGGCCACATTGAACCGTCGTGATCGCAGCCAGATGATTCACGGTCCGCTGGACTTGTTGCGCGCCATTCTGGAAGAGGGTGAAAAGGGCTTGTCCTTGCAGCGCTACAAAGGCCTGGGTGAGATGAACCCTGACCAGCTGTGGGAAACGACACTGGATCCGGATGCGCGGACACTGCTGCAAGTGCGCGTGGATGACATGGTTGAGGCGGATGATCTGTTCACCAAGTTGATGGGTGATGTCGTGGAACCTCGTCGGGAGTTCATCCAGAAAAACGCCTTGAGTGTTGAGAATCTGGATTTCTGA
- a CDS encoding TetR/AcrR family transcriptional regulator — protein MEKALCVFWHKGYEAASVDDLTKAMGLSRSSFYGTFGNKQALFRKALSHYSRRGLKALHDVADAGGDDPVGAIMEALANPQGGRDGCMLINCLTELAPHDDEVADLGRHHLESIDKIIAEALEPSDPSLALDRARAYASLAIGTLALRKAGVPAEQISQTLKQARLVISP, from the coding sequence TTGGAAAAAGCCTTGTGCGTATTTTGGCACAAGGGCTACGAGGCCGCGTCGGTGGACGATCTGACCAAGGCCATGGGTTTGAGCCGTTCCAGCTTCTATGGAACCTTCGGAAACAAGCAGGCATTGTTTCGCAAAGCCCTCAGCCACTATTCAAGACGTGGTTTGAAAGCTTTGCACGACGTCGCGGACGCGGGCGGAGATGACCCCGTCGGCGCGATAATGGAAGCCTTGGCGAACCCGCAAGGAGGTCGTGACGGCTGCATGCTGATCAACTGCCTTACCGAGCTTGCCCCGCATGATGATGAAGTGGCCGATCTCGGACGCCACCATTTGGAGAGCATTGACAAAATTATTGCGGAAGCGCTTGAGCCTTCAGATCCAAGTCTGGCGCTCGACAGGGCGCGCGCCTATGCCTCCCTTGCCATTGGCACACTAGCCTTGCGTAAGGCGGGCGTTCCCGCTGAGCAGATATCGCAAACCCTGAAACAAGCCCGGTTGGTGATTTCACCATAA
- a CDS encoding alkene reductase — MADEKLFSGIKAGAIELKNRIVMAPLTRNRARAEDDSVHELQAEYYAQRAAAGLIITEASQISPQGKGYAWTPGIYSKAQIDGWKKVTEAVHAKDGKIVIQLWHVGRISHYSLQEGGEAPVAPSAIGAKAKTFDGEQFVETSEPRALAIEEIADIVADYRRAAENAKEAGFDGVEVHAANGYLIDQFLRDGSNKREDEYGGPVENRARFLKKVMDAVVDVWGADRVGVRLSPFSDANNIFDSDPQATFSHAIKLLNSYGLAYLHLVEGQTGGPRDIPEGGDLKALYELFDGVKMGNNAYDRDMAIEAVETGAVDLVAFGRPFISNPDLVNRLEKDAALNELDPTTLYGGNEKGYNDYPALEEEAVAAE; from the coding sequence ATGGCTGATGAAAAACTGTTCTCGGGCATCAAAGCTGGCGCAATCGAGCTGAAGAACCGCATTGTCATGGCGCCACTTACCCGTAACCGGGCAAGAGCTGAGGATGACAGTGTCCATGAATTGCAGGCCGAGTACTACGCGCAGAGGGCAGCTGCTGGTCTGATCATCACGGAAGCATCGCAAATCTCGCCCCAAGGCAAAGGCTATGCCTGGACGCCCGGCATTTATTCCAAAGCACAAATCGACGGCTGGAAAAAAGTGACTGAGGCCGTCCATGCCAAAGACGGGAAGATCGTGATCCAGCTTTGGCATGTCGGACGGATTTCGCATTACAGCTTGCAGGAGGGTGGTGAAGCCCCTGTTGCGCCATCCGCAATTGGCGCTAAGGCCAAGACGTTTGATGGTGAGCAGTTTGTTGAAACTTCCGAACCGCGGGCTCTGGCCATCGAAGAAATTGCTGACATCGTTGCGGACTACCGGAGGGCCGCGGAAAACGCCAAAGAGGCTGGTTTCGACGGTGTAGAGGTCCATGCAGCCAACGGATACCTTATCGATCAGTTCCTGCGCGACGGGTCGAACAAGCGTGAAGACGAATACGGTGGTCCTGTTGAGAATAGAGCGCGATTCTTGAAAAAGGTGATGGACGCTGTTGTCGACGTGTGGGGCGCCGACCGCGTCGGTGTCCGCCTCAGCCCGTTCTCGGACGCTAACAACATTTTCGACAGCGATCCACAGGCGACATTCTCGCATGCGATCAAATTGTTGAATAGCTATGGGTTGGCCTATCTCCATCTCGTAGAAGGGCAGACCGGCGGCCCGCGCGATATTCCTGAAGGTGGTGACCTAAAGGCGCTCTATGAATTGTTTGACGGAGTTAAAATGGGCAACAACGCTTATGACCGAGACATGGCGATTGAAGCGGTCGAGACCGGCGCCGTCGATCTGGTGGCCTTTGGTCGGCCGTTTATTTCCAACCCGGATCTTGTGAACCGGCTGGAGAAAGACGCCGCACTGAATGAGCTCGATCCAACCACTCTCTACGGCGGCAATGAAAAAGGGTATAACGATTATCCGGCACTGGAAGAGGAAGCAGTCGCCGCAGAGTGA
- the gntH gene encoding guanitoxin biosynthesis MBL fold metallo-hydrolase GntH, whose product MTKEDTGKDLDNKQGQPTEQIEDPSRRSVLKGLATGAAATGAAGFAAGSAEAHEGDGPLGETLKNPYGGRPAGGISLPEYFRPTKYMTGSNANYFPLSEELGPDEMRISFCGSTPYPPREDQAGTCIMVELGNGKRFFFDFGSGCVRNIVAMQVPGQLINDIFISHLHVDHYADIPYIYPFRAWSGGYTPLRIHGPSGRTPELGTAGMVKGMQQMLKWHLEAFDVFPIGDGYEIEVNEFDFRQEGGIVYDEDGVTVRSWPRSHAKDGAVGYRLDWNGLSFVWTGDGRPDELSRKYGEGVDVFVTEMSGQDIGQLMTYKYGIPQDLFNYTIDTHHTSHYAVGKLFADTRPRLGMVTHYTQDEDIDAEMLAGIRAHYDGLFQWGLDVAVVNVTKDAIWYRKAALPGKSGTVPPFRELAAAAEAGRIELPDEITLPNPRLTRADQQDQKYRDMEIDPREYYPTDVFRAPGGDWPQDFTIKVSDVIGTRDED is encoded by the coding sequence ATGACTAAGGAAGACACTGGGAAAGACCTGGACAACAAACAGGGGCAACCAACAGAGCAAATCGAAGACCCGTCGCGGCGGAGTGTTCTAAAGGGCTTGGCCACTGGAGCGGCCGCGACAGGGGCAGCTGGGTTTGCGGCAGGAAGTGCCGAGGCCCACGAAGGAGACGGCCCCCTGGGAGAAACACTCAAGAACCCATATGGCGGTCGACCCGCAGGCGGCATATCATTGCCAGAGTACTTCCGCCCGACGAAGTACATGACCGGTTCAAACGCGAACTATTTTCCACTGAGTGAGGAGTTGGGGCCAGATGAGATGCGCATCTCATTCTGTGGTTCAACACCGTATCCACCGCGCGAAGATCAGGCGGGTACTTGTATCATGGTGGAGTTGGGGAATGGAAAGCGGTTCTTCTTCGATTTTGGCTCCGGTTGTGTCCGCAACATCGTTGCCATGCAAGTACCGGGGCAACTGATCAACGACATCTTCATCTCTCACCTACATGTCGACCACTATGCCGACATTCCGTATATTTACCCGTTCCGTGCCTGGTCGGGTGGCTACACGCCATTGCGCATTCACGGTCCCTCTGGTCGGACACCGGAACTTGGGACCGCCGGAATGGTCAAAGGCATGCAACAGATGCTCAAATGGCATCTAGAGGCCTTTGATGTGTTCCCGATTGGGGACGGCTACGAGATCGAAGTCAATGAATTCGATTTCCGTCAGGAAGGCGGCATCGTTTATGACGAAGATGGCGTGACTGTCCGGTCCTGGCCACGAAGCCATGCCAAGGACGGTGCGGTTGGCTATCGACTCGATTGGAACGGGCTGAGCTTTGTATGGACCGGCGATGGTCGCCCGGATGAGCTTTCACGAAAATACGGCGAAGGTGTTGATGTCTTTGTAACCGAAATGTCGGGACAGGATATTGGTCAGCTGATGACCTACAAATATGGTATCCCACAAGATCTCTTTAACTACACTATCGATACGCATCACACCTCCCACTATGCCGTGGGTAAGCTCTTTGCTGACACAAGGCCGCGTTTGGGAATGGTGACACACTATACCCAGGACGAAGACATCGATGCAGAAATGCTGGCTGGTATTCGCGCCCACTACGACGGTCTGTTCCAATGGGGTCTCGATGTAGCCGTTGTGAACGTGACCAAGGATGCAATCTGGTACAGGAAAGCTGCACTGCCCGGAAAATCCGGTACTGTTCCGCCATTCCGCGAACTGGCTGCGGCAGCCGAGGCCGGACGTATCGAGCTTCCAGATGAAATCACACTACCGAACCCGAGGCTCACCCGAGCAGATCAGCAAGATCAGAAGTACAGAGATATGGAGATTGATCCACGCGAGTACTACCCAACTGACGTTTTCCGAGCACCCGGCGGGGACTGGCCGCAGGACTTTACCATCAAAGTTTCGGATGTAATCGGCACGCGTGATGAAGACTGA
- a CDS encoding GTP-binding protein, whose translation MIEFGSTSAIPVTILTGFLGAGKTTLLNRILTGNHGLRVAVLVNDFGSINVDADLVVGLEDDVMSLANGCVCCSIRDDLIETVEAVLARPEKPEYIVLEASGVSDPSSIAMTFTDQKFRDMIRLDSLMCLVDAEQLFAAPEQMELKLRQIAFSDMVILNKVDLVDRAAVQKVHDWLGSRFRRYRLVEAVNADVPLDILLSVGRFAAEQLETTIPDHHEHGPDCGCRHSDHSDSFSTTMMKAERPISLSSLRNAIRKLPGDVYRLKGFVFSEEDPDHRILVQVVGKRMDIARDGVWGHRKRETRLVAIGAPGALSECELSDALLATV comes from the coding sequence ATGATTGAATTTGGTTCGACTTCTGCGATCCCCGTGACGATCCTTACCGGCTTTCTAGGAGCCGGTAAGACAACACTTTTGAACCGCATCCTGACAGGCAATCACGGGTTGCGGGTTGCGGTTCTGGTAAATGACTTTGGATCCATCAATGTCGATGCCGATCTTGTAGTCGGCCTCGAAGATGATGTGATGAGCCTGGCTAATGGTTGCGTTTGTTGCTCGATACGAGATGACCTGATCGAAACGGTGGAAGCCGTACTTGCCCGGCCTGAGAAGCCGGAATACATCGTCCTTGAGGCAAGTGGTGTGTCCGACCCGTCGTCTATCGCGATGACATTTACCGATCAGAAGTTTCGGGACATGATCCGCTTGGACAGCCTAATGTGTCTTGTCGATGCGGAACAGCTATTTGCTGCGCCGGAACAAATGGAACTGAAGCTCCGTCAAATCGCGTTCTCGGACATGGTTATTTTAAACAAGGTCGATCTCGTCGACAGGGCAGCTGTTCAGAAGGTGCACGATTGGCTTGGGTCTCGCTTCCGTCGATATCGCCTGGTCGAAGCTGTCAATGCCGACGTCCCACTGGATATACTTCTTTCCGTTGGTCGCTTTGCCGCCGAACAGCTCGAAACAACAATACCCGATCATCACGAACATGGACCAGATTGTGGTTGCCGCCACTCTGATCACTCGGACAGTTTTTCAACAACCATGATGAAAGCTGAACGCCCGATAAGCCTATCTTCTCTCCGGAACGCAATTCGGAAGCTTCCAGGCGATGTCTATCGCCTCAAGGGTTTTGTTTTTAGCGAGGAGGACCCGGATCATCGCATTCTCGTTCAGGTCGTTGGAAAACGTATGGACATCGCAAGGGATGGGGTATGGGGCCACCGAAAACGCGAAACAAGGCTTGTTGCAATAGGTGCACCGGGTGCCCTGTCAGAATGCGAGCTTTCCGATGCGTTGTTGGCGACCGTATAG
- a CDS encoding aggregation factor core, giving the protein MLPPSIIAATLGFFAATSLQAGVQIRFVEGAPKDRFVLTNVGTCDVVASTVKIDLSQSAGSLIFDVTEKGAGVEVFQPLEFVEGADALRQLPSVVDGQNTIELEIASLAAGEQLAFTIDVDDTIGQREITVSGSEIEGAMVSYTASDETNTATFSSEAFVNVMTKDC; this is encoded by the coding sequence ATGCTTCCACCCAGCATTATCGCTGCGACCCTTGGATTTTTCGCAGCCACTTCGCTTCAAGCTGGTGTTCAAATTCGCTTCGTAGAGGGCGCACCAAAGGATCGTTTTGTTCTGACAAATGTCGGAACGTGCGACGTCGTAGCCTCGACCGTCAAAATTGACTTGTCGCAATCTGCCGGAAGCTTGATTTTCGACGTTACCGAAAAAGGCGCTGGCGTGGAGGTTTTTCAACCTCTCGAATTCGTTGAAGGTGCTGACGCACTGCGTCAGCTTCCGTCGGTCGTGGACGGGCAAAATACAATTGAACTTGAGATCGCCTCCCTCGCGGCAGGGGAACAACTCGCTTTTACCATCGATGTAGATGACACCATTGGGCAACGCGAAATCACTGTTTCTGGGTCGGAGATCGAGGGCGCCATGGTGTCATATACTGCCTCGGATGAGACCAATACTGCGACCTTCTCTTCCGAAGCGTTCGTCAACGTGATGACCAAGGATTGCTGA
- a CDS encoding TspO/MBR family protein, with protein MSDWLIRIAFLVLMLGGGILIGILTAPGDWYAQLSKPAFNPPNWIFGPVWTALYVLIAMAGWRQFEADRSSAAMKLWWAQMGLNFLWSPTFFVLQMPWVAFVVIVALLAVIFVFIARVRNSDPVSALAFLPYCAWVAFATALNLSIAILN; from the coding sequence ATGTCGGACTGGTTGATCCGCATAGCATTTCTTGTGCTCATGCTCGGAGGCGGCATCCTGATCGGGATACTAACCGCACCCGGTGATTGGTATGCGCAACTTTCTAAACCTGCTTTCAATCCACCAAATTGGATTTTTGGCCCGGTTTGGACGGCGCTTTATGTATTGATCGCGATGGCGGGCTGGCGCCAGTTCGAAGCAGACCGGAGCTCGGCCGCCATGAAGTTGTGGTGGGCGCAGATGGGGCTGAACTTTTTGTGGTCACCAACCTTTTTCGTACTGCAAATGCCGTGGGTTGCCTTTGTGGTCATTGTTGCGTTGCTGGCTGTCATCTTCGTGTTCATCGCTCGGGTGAGGAACTCGGATCCAGTCTCCGCGCTGGCCTTCCTGCCGTATTGTGCATGGGTCGCATTTGCCACGGCGCTTAATCTTTCTATTGCGATACTGAACTGA
- a CDS encoding CIA30 family protein yields MLGSTMAQADENLAEDFSKSPETRWDYVADTVMGGVSSGKVQFRTEGDVAFAHLTGTVSTKNNGGFIQFRRKLPDRPDVGVSGVRLLVRGNGEQYFVHLRTRGTVLPWQYYQAEFPTSEDWTEVSLPLSAFKASGAMLRAIPVADEITSVGVVAYGRDHEARVDVSEIGFY; encoded by the coding sequence ATGCTCGGATCTACAATGGCACAGGCTGATGAAAACCTTGCTGAGGACTTTTCCAAGTCTCCCGAGACGCGTTGGGACTATGTTGCGGACACAGTCATGGGAGGCGTCTCTTCAGGGAAAGTGCAGTTTCGTACGGAAGGTGATGTCGCATTCGCGCATCTGACCGGAACCGTCAGTACAAAAAACAACGGTGGCTTCATCCAGTTCCGACGCAAGTTGCCTGATCGGCCCGATGTTGGCGTATCGGGCGTAAGGCTGTTGGTCCGGGGTAACGGCGAGCAATATTTTGTTCACCTCAGGACACGTGGCACCGTGCTTCCTTGGCAATACTATCAGGCCGAGTTTCCAACTTCAGAAGACTGGACCGAAGTCTCTTTGCCTTTGTCAGCCTTCAAGGCTTCAGGTGCTATGTTGCGCGCTATTCCCGTCGCTGACGAAATCACCTCGGTTGGAGTTGTAGCCTATGGGCGCGATCACGAGGCCCGTGTGGATGTCAGCGAGATTGGGTTTTACTGA